A genomic segment from Pyrodictium occultum encodes:
- a CDS encoding acetyl-CoA carboxylase biotin carboxyl carrier protein subunit, whose amino-acid sequence MDGPGRPGARLLEIRETAPGVYEARLEVGGRVLTVRARLVGDVLETPYGSYHLPSLLSRGHAAGAQRGRRREEWLVQLDAGGVLRAKLPVKVVEVRVRPGDRVEEGQVIVILETMKMVNEVHSPCRGVVEEVAEPGRGLARGEPLARIKCLGEG is encoded by the coding sequence ATGGATGGCCCTGGCCGCCCTGGAGCTAGGCTGCTTGAGATCCGGGAGACCGCGCCCGGGGTCTACGAGGCCAGGCTCGAGGTCGGCGGCCGCGTTCTCACGGTGAGGGCGCGCCTCGTGGGGGATGTCCTGGAGACCCCTTACGGCAGTTACCATCTCCCCTCCCTGCTGTCCCGCGGCCACGCCGCCGGGGCGCAGAGGGGCCGCCGCAGGGAGGAGTGGCTGGTCCAGCTCGACGCCGGCGGCGTCCTCCGCGCCAAGCTCCCGGTGAAGGTTGTGGAGGTGAGGGTGAGGCCTGGGGACCGGGTCGAGGAGGGCCAGGTGATAGTCATCCTGGAGACGATGAAGATGGTTAACGAGGTCCACTCGCCCTGCAGGGGCGTGGTAGAGGAGGTGGCTGAGCCGGGCCGGGGCCTGGCCCGGGGCGAGCCGCTGGCCAGGATAAAGTGTCTGGGGGAGGGCTAG
- a CDS encoding acetyl-CoA carboxylase biotin carboxylase subunit: MAKRVLIAARGEVAIRVARAARELGWEPVTIYEEDDRASPHVAAGVLALPVRSYTDPDSIIEAAVKAGADVLHPGYGFLSESPEFAEKVLSAGISWAGPSPKAMRMLGDKTGAKQLAEKLGVPTLPWCRARSPRQAEECARRLGYPVVIKASRAGGGRGMRVARRPGEAARLYRLVSLEAELGFGGAGEVYVERYLERPRHIEVQVLGDEDGALLHLYERECSLQRRRQKVVEEAPSPLAERRRGLRERLIDYALRLAEHAGYTSAGTIEFVVDGRGEAYFIEANTRLQVEHGVTEEVTGVDMVKMQLLVAAGSRLPISQRDVRLHGWAVEARVYAEDPWAGFQASEGVVTRYREPRGPGIRVDSGIAEGVPVSSRYDTLLAKVIARGMDRGEAVARLRAALGDMVVAGVETNLDLLRAVVDSPWFADGEYDTATLEERLPELLRQAGERRALAAAIASGLRGVARLPGPRAPAAAFSTAAVVAGHGWPWPPWS, translated from the coding sequence GTGGCTAAGAGGGTGCTCATAGCAGCCCGCGGCGAGGTTGCCATCCGCGTCGCCCGCGCCGCCAGGGAGCTCGGCTGGGAGCCCGTCACGATCTACGAGGAGGACGACCGCGCCAGCCCTCACGTCGCCGCCGGCGTGCTCGCGCTCCCGGTTAGGAGCTACACCGACCCCGACTCGATAATAGAGGCGGCGGTGAAGGCTGGCGCGGACGTGCTCCACCCGGGCTATGGCTTCCTCTCCGAGAGCCCCGAGTTCGCCGAGAAGGTGCTCAGCGCTGGCATCTCATGGGCCGGGCCAAGCCCCAAGGCCATGAGGATGCTGGGCGACAAGACGGGCGCCAAGCAGCTGGCGGAGAAGCTCGGCGTGCCGACCCTTCCCTGGTGCAGGGCCCGGAGCCCCCGGCAGGCCGAGGAGTGCGCCAGGAGGCTCGGCTACCCCGTGGTGATCAAGGCGTCGCGGGCCGGCGGCGGCAGAGGGATGAGGGTGGCCAGGCGGCCCGGGGAGGCGGCCCGGCTCTACAGGCTCGTCTCGCTGGAGGCCGAGCTCGGCTTCGGCGGCGCCGGCGAGGTCTACGTGGAGCGCTACCTCGAGAGGCCCCGGCACATCGAGGTCCAGGTCCTCGGCGACGAGGACGGCGCGCTGCTCCACCTATACGAGAGGGAGTGCAGCCTCCAGCGCCGCCGCCAGAAGGTGGTGGAGGAGGCCCCGAGCCCGCTGGCGGAGAGGCGCCGGGGGCTGCGGGAGAGGCTCATAGACTACGCGCTCCGGCTCGCGGAGCACGCGGGCTACACCAGCGCCGGCACCATAGAGTTCGTGGTCGACGGCAGGGGCGAGGCCTACTTCATAGAGGCCAACACGAGGCTCCAGGTCGAGCACGGGGTGACCGAGGAGGTCACCGGAGTGGATATGGTGAAGATGCAGCTCCTGGTTGCGGCGGGCTCCCGGCTCCCCATAAGCCAGCGGGATGTGAGGCTCCACGGCTGGGCGGTGGAGGCCCGCGTCTACGCGGAGGACCCCTGGGCAGGGTTCCAGGCATCCGAGGGCGTGGTCACGAGGTACCGGGAGCCTAGGGGCCCCGGGATACGGGTGGACTCGGGGATAGCCGAGGGCGTCCCGGTCTCGAGCCGCTACGACACCCTGCTCGCCAAGGTGATAGCCCGGGGGATGGACCGGGGCGAGGCGGTGGCGAGGCTCCGGGCGGCGCTCGGCGACATGGTCGTAGCGGGCGTCGAGACCAACCTGGACCTCCTACGCGCCGTAGTCGATAGCCCCTGGTTCGCCGACGGCGAGTACGACACCGCCACCCTGGAGGAGAGGCTCCCCGAGCTCCTCCGCCAGGCCGGCGAGAGGCGGGCCCTGGCAGCAGCTATAGCCTCGGGCCTCCGCGGCGTGGCCCGGCTCCCCGGCCCCCGGGCTCCGGCAGCCGCATTCTCCACGGCAGCGGTGGTAGCGGGCCATGGATGGCCCTGGCCGCCCTGGAGCTAG